A DNA window from Porphyromonadaceae bacterium W3.11 contains the following coding sequences:
- the pyk gene encoding pyruvate kinase codes for MIKSTKMIATISDLRCDIPFLQKIIDGGVDVVRMNSAHLTEEGFSRIASNVRAVSDMVALLVDTKGAEIRSTTLEGGEPIELTNGSKIDIIADPEAKSSATLLSVNYRHFVRDIPVGTRILIDDGEIELQVQGKTDTVLHCVVLNDGILGSRKSINVPGVRIELPSVSEQDKRAIKYAIDLGMDFIAHSFVRNKADIEAVQAVLDELGGDGIKIIAKIENQEGVDNIDEIIEASDGIMIARGDLGIELAMERIPAVQNLIIHKCILKKKPVIVCTQMLHSMITNPRPTRAEVSDVAGAIFSGTDAVMLSGETAYGKYPVEAVYTMRQIIREAEKHKSYSNNFKPEKGENDVVDVTSYLAKYTVKSIEKLGVKAILNDAATGRTARNLSAYRGKAPIYALCKNPQVARQLVLSYGVFPRVNAANQKHRSYYAESLEILLAEGVLKPDDMVAYIGGTLTHEVGTTSLDLNKVSEAIEFYRKNSRGE; via the coding sequence ATGATAAAGTCAACAAAAATGATCGCTACAATCTCAGATTTGAGATGCGATATACCGTTTTTACAGAAGATAATTGATGGAGGTGTAGATGTCGTCCGTATGAACTCTGCACACCTTACAGAGGAGGGTTTTTCCAGAATTGCATCCAACGTGAGAGCTGTCAGTGATATGGTAGCACTCTTGGTGGATACGAAAGGGGCAGAAATTCGCAGTACTACCTTAGAGGGTGGGGAGCCTATTGAGCTTACTAATGGATCGAAAATAGACATCATCGCGGATCCAGAAGCGAAGAGTTCGGCCACATTGTTAAGTGTCAATTACAGACACTTTGTTAGAGATATCCCTGTTGGGACGAGGATCTTAATTGATGATGGTGAGATAGAATTACAAGTGCAAGGTAAGACAGATACTGTACTACATTGTGTCGTTCTCAACGACGGTATATTAGGCTCACGCAAAAGTATTAATGTGCCTGGCGTAAGGATAGAGCTCCCTTCTGTAAGTGAGCAAGATAAGCGTGCTATCAAGTATGCTATTGATCTAGGGATGGACTTTATAGCACATTCATTTGTTCGGAATAAAGCTGATATAGAAGCGGTTCAAGCTGTTTTGGATGAGCTTGGAGGAGATGGGATTAAGATTATTGCAAAGATTGAAAATCAAGAGGGGGTAGATAATATAGATGAGATTATAGAGGCAAGTGATGGTATCATGATTGCTCGTGGAGACCTCGGGATAGAGCTGGCTATGGAGCGGATACCAGCTGTCCAAAATCTAATCATTCATAAGTGTATCCTGAAGAAGAAGCCTGTTATTGTATGTACCCAGATGCTTCACTCAATGATTACCAATCCTCGCCCTACTCGTGCTGAGGTTTCAGATGTTGCTGGGGCTATTTTTTCAGGTACTGACGCGGTGATGCTTAGTGGTGAAACAGCTTATGGTAAATACCCAGTGGAAGCTGTTTATACTATGAGACAGATCATTCGTGAAGCAGAGAAGCATAAGAGTTATAGCAATAATTTCAAACCCGAGAAGGGAGAGAATGACGTTGTGGATGTGACCAGCTATCTTGCTAAATATACAGTTAAGTCCATTGAGAAGCTAGGAGTGAAAGCCATTCTTAATGATGCGGCTACTGGACGTACTGCTCGTAACCTTAGTGCGTATAGAGGTAAGGCTCCTATTTATGCACTTTGCAAGAACCCTCAGGTTGCTCGTCAGTTGGTATTATCTTATGGTGTTTTCCCTCGTGTTAATGCTGCTAATCAAAAACACCGCAGCTACTATGCTGAGTCATTAGAGATCCTCTTGGCTGAAGGGGTCTTGAAGCCTGATGATATGGTTGCCTACATTGGTGGAACCTTAACACATGAAGTTGGAACGACCAGTTTGGATCTGAATAAGGTGAGTGAAGCAATAGAATTTTACAGGAAAAACTCACGCGGTGAATAA
- the pepE gene encoding dipeptidase PepE, with the protein MRLLLISNSASPGESYLEKPASDIKSFLGDERSKEVVFIPFAGVTFSFDEYVEKVNKALSGVGVTVKGIHTFENPIKAIMEAKAIMVGGGNTFQLTKMMQEQGLIQAIREAVKSGTPYLGWSAGSNVACPTLCTTNDMPILEPISFEALNLIPFQINPHYLDAHPTNHGGETREQRLLEYIAANRDMYVAGLREGSRFLIEDDKITLKGENNLRVFKYGEEIKEYKPSEDLSFLMKR; encoded by the coding sequence ATGAGACTACTATTAATCAGCAATTCAGCATCTCCAGGGGAGAGCTATCTAGAGAAACCAGCCAGCGACATCAAATCATTTTTAGGAGATGAGCGGAGCAAAGAAGTGGTATTCATCCCATTTGCTGGAGTAACTTTTAGTTTTGATGAATATGTTGAGAAGGTGAATAAGGCTCTATCTGGTGTCGGTGTAACAGTTAAGGGCATTCACACCTTTGAAAATCCAATCAAAGCCATCATGGAGGCGAAAGCTATCATGGTAGGTGGAGGTAACACATTCCAGCTAACTAAGATGATGCAAGAGCAAGGACTCATACAGGCCATAAGAGAAGCGGTAAAGAGTGGTACTCCATACCTCGGCTGGAGTGCAGGAAGTAATGTAGCCTGTCCTACACTATGCACGACTAATGATATGCCTATCCTAGAGCCAATCAGCTTCGAAGCCTTGAACCTGATTCCTTTTCAAATCAACCCCCACTACCTAGATGCTCATCCAACCAATCATGGTGGAGAGACCCGTGAACAACGTCTTCTAGAATATATTGCAGCCAACAGGGATATGTATGTCGCTGGACTGCGTGAGGGGAGTCGCTTCTTGATAGAAGATGATAAAATCACATTAAAGGGAGAGAATAACTTGCGTGTATTTAAATATGGAGAGGAGATCAAGGAGTATAAGCCCTCTGAGGACCTTTCCTTCTTAATGAAGCGATAA
- a CDS encoding DUF1599 domain-containing protein, whose product MDSIQTSKGGKSHDTEHQYDEVLNTCRTLFGKKFKDYGASWRVMRPSAVTDQIFIKAQRIRSVQESGKNLVNESLKGEFIGIVNYGIMGLVQLEHSYNNTPNEDREELMSWYDTYAGRSRQLMLAKNHDYGEAWRSMRISSITDIILQKVFRTKQIEDNRGEVSVSEGIDANYLDMINYAIFALILISEGIDPMQ is encoded by the coding sequence ATGGATAGTATTCAAACATCCAAGGGTGGTAAATCACATGACACTGAGCATCAATATGATGAAGTGCTCAATACTTGTCGCACCTTATTCGGTAAGAAATTCAAAGACTATGGTGCATCATGGCGTGTCATGCGTCCTTCAGCCGTGACCGATCAAATCTTCATCAAGGCTCAGAGGATTAGATCTGTTCAAGAAAGTGGGAAAAATCTAGTTAACGAGAGCCTAAAAGGAGAATTTATAGGCATCGTTAACTATGGGATTATGGGGCTGGTTCAACTTGAACACAGCTATAATAACACCCCTAATGAGGATAGAGAAGAGCTGATGTCATGGTACGATACCTACGCTGGAAGAAGTAGGCAACTGATGCTTGCCAAGAATCATGACTACGGTGAAGCATGGAGGAGTATGCGAATCTCTAGTATCACCGATATCATCCTCCAAAAGGTATTTCGGACAAAACAGATCGAAGATAATCGTGGAGAGGTAAGCGTTAGCGAAGGCATTGATGCTAACTACTTAGACATGATTAATTATGCCATCTTCGCACTCATACTCATATCCGAAGGGATAGATCCAATGCAATAA
- the rbfA gene encoding 30S ribosome-binding factor RbfA, protein MDELRTTKVAREIQKELGKLFQEETQKMRGVIVSVTEVRLSPDLSSARAFLSIFPDDRAPQIMKNIKNNTSQIRFDLGKRMGQQLRIIPELIFDLDTSEAYAARIDELLGINNNPKDKK, encoded by the coding sequence ATGGATGAATTAAGAACAACTAAAGTTGCTAGAGAAATACAGAAAGAGCTAGGAAAGCTCTTTCAAGAAGAGACACAGAAAATGCGTGGTGTGATAGTCTCTGTCACAGAGGTAAGATTGAGCCCAGACCTTAGTTCTGCTAGGGCTTTTCTAAGTATCTTTCCAGATGATAGAGCTCCTCAGATTATGAAGAACATTAAGAACAATACGTCTCAGATACGTTTTGATCTAGGGAAGCGGATGGGTCAGCAACTGCGTATTATACCTGAACTCATTTTTGACTTGGATACAAGCGAAGCGTATGCCGCTCGTATTGATGAGCTCTTGGGTATTAATAATAATCCTAAGGATAAGAAGTAA
- a CDS encoding O-methyltransferase, with the protein MNNRLQEMALEEYISEHSSPEPEILQDLTREAYRTLIHPRMVSGHIQGRFLKFLVKMIAPKRVLELGTYIGYSALCIAEGLSEDALLTTIEVNDELEQRILDLFDKAGVSKKIELLIGDAVKILPTLPLEEFQLVYLDANKALYPEYYRILSDRMKSDSYIIADNTLWGGKLLDPKSHDPQTRGIREFNELVAHDNRMEKLLLPLRDGLTLIRIE; encoded by the coding sequence GTGAATAATAGACTCCAAGAAATGGCTCTTGAGGAGTATATTTCGGAGCATTCTTCACCAGAGCCGGAGATTTTACAAGATCTAACTCGAGAGGCTTATCGAACACTTATACATCCACGTATGGTGTCGGGGCATATTCAAGGTCGTTTTCTCAAATTCTTGGTCAAGATGATTGCTCCCAAAAGAGTTCTCGAGTTAGGTACGTACATTGGTTACTCGGCCCTCTGTATCGCAGAAGGTCTTTCAGAGGATGCCTTATTAACCACTATTGAGGTAAATGATGAACTGGAGCAGCGGATCTTGGATCTGTTTGATAAGGCTGGGGTCTCAAAAAAGATTGAGTTGTTAATCGGTGATGCTGTAAAAATATTACCTACACTGCCTTTGGAGGAGTTTCAGTTGGTTTACCTAGATGCTAATAAAGCTTTATACCCAGAATATTATCGTATCTTGTCGGATCGTATGAAAAGTGATAGTTATATCATTGCCGATAATACCCTTTGGGGTGGAAAATTACTAGATCCCAAGAGCCATGATCCTCAGACAAGAGGGATAAGGGAATTTAATGAACTCGTCGCCCACGATAATCGTATGGAAAAGTTGCTACTACCATTGCGTGATGGGCTGACCTTGATTAGAATAGAATAA
- a CDS encoding type II 3-dehydroquinate dehydratase has translation MKPIHIINGPNLNLLGVREPDIYGNTPFDMYLERLRDLYPSFDIIYFQSNHEGDIIDYLQVEAADAHGVIINAGALSHYSYAIADAIRILTCPVIEVHISKIAAREPHRHVTVLTEVCDAMLQGFGLDGYRLALAHLVSRKPY, from the coding sequence ATGAAACCAATCCATATTATTAACGGACCTAACCTTAATCTATTAGGTGTACGTGAACCAGATATTTATGGTAATACTCCATTTGACATGTACTTGGAGCGTCTGAGAGACTTATATCCGTCATTTGATATTATATATTTTCAAAGCAATCATGAGGGAGATATTATTGACTATCTCCAAGTAGAAGCTGCTGATGCTCATGGTGTTATTATAAATGCTGGAGCTCTCTCTCACTACTCTTATGCTATTGCTGATGCTATACGTATCCTTACATGTCCTGTGATTGAAGTGCATATATCAAAGATTGCTGCTCGTGAGCCTCATCGGCATGTCACGGTGCTGACGGAGGTGTGTGACGCTATGTTACAAGGCTTTGGTTTGGATGGATATCGATTAGCATTAGCACATTTGGTATCAAGAAAGCCATATTAA